A stretch of Acidobacteriota bacterium DNA encodes these proteins:
- a CDS encoding ABC transporter ATP-binding protein codes for MAVSSMPVVFEARGVTKVYDLGEVQVHALRGVDLDLRESEFAVLLGPSGSGKSTLLNILGGLDVATAGRVLYRGQDLTAADEAALTEYRRHHVGFVFQFYNLIPSLTARENVALVTEIVDHPLSPEEALGLVGLEPRLDHFPAQLSGGEQQRVAIARAIAKRPAVLLCDEPTGALDITTGIVVLEAIARVNRELGTTTAVITHNAAIAGMADRVVRLADGHVVAVEENAERVEPGALVW; via the coding sequence ATGGCCGTCTCTTCGATGCCGGTCGTCTTCGAGGCTCGTGGCGTGACGAAGGTCTACGACCTCGGCGAGGTGCAGGTGCACGCCCTGCGCGGCGTCGACCTCGACCTGCGCGAGTCGGAGTTCGCGGTGCTGCTGGGACCGTCGGGCAGCGGCAAGTCGACGCTGCTCAACATCCTCGGCGGGCTCGACGTGGCGACGGCGGGGCGGGTGCTCTATCGTGGCCAGGACCTGACCGCCGCCGACGAGGCCGCGCTCACCGAGTACCGGCGCCATCACGTCGGCTTCGTCTTCCAGTTCTACAACCTGATTCCGAGCCTGACGGCGCGCGAGAACGTCGCGCTCGTCACGGAGATCGTCGATCATCCCCTCTCGCCGGAGGAGGCACTGGGCCTCGTCGGGCTCGAGCCGCGCCTGGATCACTTTCCGGCGCAGCTGTCGGGGGGCGAGCAGCAGCGCGTCGCGATCGCGCGGGCGATTGCCAAGCGGCCCGCGGTGCTGCTCTGCGACGAGCCGACCGGCGCGCTCGACATCACGACAGGGATCGTGGTGCTCGAGGCCATCGCGCGCGTCAACCGTGAGCTCGGCACGACGACGGCCGTCATCACGCACAACGCGGCGATCGCCGGCATGGCCGACCGGGTGGTGCGGCTCGCCGACGGCCACGTCGTCGCGGTCGAAGAGAACGCCGAGCGGGTCGAGCCTGGAGCGCTCGTGTGGTGA
- a CDS encoding FtsX-like permease family protein, with the protein MKGQAIAIALVIGAGVAMYVMYLSNFESLVRTQQAYYDAQRFADVFASVKRAPARLEARIRELPGVARVETRVVADVTLDVPGLDEPASGRLISIAAHERPALNDVFLRRGRWIEAGRPDEVVASETFVNAHRFVPGDRVAAIVNGRRRELTIVGVALSPEYIYSIRPGELIPDDRRFGIFWMERRALASAFDMEGGFNDVALALVPGAVEQEVIGRLDELLAPYGGVGAMPRARQISHWMLDQELAQLQSFGFMIPLIFLAVAAFVLNVAITRALALQRQQIAALKALGYGNRELAWHFLKWALAIGLVGVVLGTLAGGWLGAGMIDLYNQYYRFPVLLYQLSVPVVLGAVVMSLAAALAGAAVAVRRAVRIPPAEAMRPEAPARYRPSSAERMLAGRRLTNATRMVLRNVERQPWRAAASVVGIAFGGAILLVGFVFIDAMELLIDTQFQVVERQDVTLTFVEPRSARAIHEIAALPGVLHVEPVRAVAARVRAGHRHRSISIQGVPADATLRRVVDLDGRVHDVPIEGLTLSSTLARVLDVGPGESVRVEVLEGRRPVLDLPVASLVDDAMGVGAYMALENLWRLVREDRTLSGATLLVDPAAADALNRRFKTLPAVAGVAVKRAALESFRDVMAQNMNLMIFMNVVFAGIIAGGVVYNAARISLSERSRELASLRVLGFTRAEISLVLLGELALLTAVALPIGAGIGWALAVAIVTSVESEVFRFPLVMTPQALAWSSLCVIGAAALSGLAVRRRLDHLDLVAVLKERE; encoded by the coding sequence ATGAAGGGGCAGGCCATCGCCATCGCGCTCGTGATTGGGGCCGGCGTCGCGATGTACGTCATGTACCTGTCGAACTTCGAGTCGCTGGTCCGGACGCAGCAGGCCTACTACGACGCGCAGCGGTTCGCGGACGTCTTCGCGTCGGTGAAGCGGGCGCCGGCAAGGCTCGAGGCGCGGATTCGCGAACTGCCCGGCGTCGCGCGGGTCGAGACCCGGGTCGTCGCCGACGTCACGCTCGACGTTCCTGGACTCGACGAGCCCGCGTCGGGTCGGCTCATCTCGATTGCGGCGCACGAACGGCCGGCGCTGAACGACGTGTTCCTTCGTCGCGGCCGGTGGATCGAGGCGGGCCGGCCGGACGAGGTCGTGGCGAGCGAAACCTTTGTCAATGCGCACCGCTTCGTGCCGGGCGACCGCGTCGCGGCGATCGTCAACGGCCGCCGGCGCGAACTGACGATCGTCGGCGTGGCGCTCTCGCCCGAGTACATCTACAGCATCAGGCCGGGCGAGCTCATTCCCGACGACCGGCGGTTCGGCATCTTCTGGATGGAGCGCCGCGCCCTGGCGAGTGCGTTCGACATGGAGGGCGGTTTCAACGACGTGGCGCTCGCGCTCGTGCCGGGTGCGGTGGAGCAAGAGGTGATCGGCCGCCTCGACGAACTGCTCGCTCCGTACGGGGGCGTCGGCGCGATGCCGCGCGCGCGACAGATCTCGCACTGGATGCTCGACCAGGAGCTCGCGCAGCTCCAGAGCTTCGGCTTCATGATCCCGCTGATCTTCCTCGCGGTGGCCGCCTTCGTCCTGAACGTCGCCATCACGCGCGCGCTTGCGCTCCAGCGCCAGCAGATCGCGGCGTTGAAGGCCCTCGGCTACGGCAACCGCGAACTCGCGTGGCACTTCCTCAAGTGGGCGCTCGCCATCGGCCTCGTGGGCGTCGTCCTCGGCACGTTGGCCGGCGGCTGGCTCGGCGCAGGGATGATCGATCTCTACAACCAGTACTACCGGTTCCCGGTGCTGCTCTACCAGCTGTCGGTGCCGGTCGTGCTCGGTGCCGTGGTGATGAGCCTTGCCGCCGCGCTCGCCGGCGCCGCGGTGGCCGTGCGCCGGGCCGTCCGCATCCCGCCTGCGGAGGCCATGCGCCCCGAGGCCCCGGCGCGCTATCGTCCGAGCAGCGCGGAGCGGATGCTCGCGGGGCGCCGGCTGACGAACGCGACGCGCATGGTGCTGCGCAACGTCGAGCGCCAGCCGTGGCGCGCGGCGGCCTCGGTCGTCGGCATCGCGTTCGGGGGCGCCATCCTGCTCGTGGGCTTCGTCTTCATCGACGCCATGGAGCTGCTGATCGACACCCAGTTCCAGGTCGTCGAACGGCAGGACGTGACGCTGACCTTCGTCGAGCCACGCTCGGCCCGGGCGATCCACGAGATCGCGGCGCTGCCCGGCGTGCTGCACGTCGAACCGGTGCGGGCGGTGGCGGCGCGCGTGCGCGCCGGACACCGTCACCGCTCGATCTCCATTCAGGGCGTGCCGGCCGACGCGACGCTGCGGCGCGTCGTCGACCTCGACGGGCGCGTGCACGACGTGCCGATCGAGGGCCTCACGCTCTCGAGTACGCTCGCTCGCGTCCTCGACGTCGGGCCGGGCGAGTCGGTGCGCGTCGAGGTCCTCGAAGGCCGTCGCCCCGTGCTCGACCTTCCGGTCGCATCGCTCGTCGACGACGCGATGGGCGTCGGCGCGTACATGGCACTCGAGAACCTGTGGCGACTCGTACGCGAGGACCGGACGCTGTCGGGTGCCACCCTGCTCGTCGACCCGGCGGCGGCCGACGCACTGAACCGGAGGTTCAAGACGCTGCCGGCCGTGGCGGGGGTCGCGGTGAAGCGCGCCGCCCTCGAGAGCTTCCGCGACGTGATGGCGCAGAACATGAACCTCATGATCTTCATGAACGTCGTGTTCGCGGGCATCATCGCGGGCGGCGTGGTCTACAACGCCGCCCGCATCTCGCTCTCGGAGCGCAGTCGGGAACTGGCCAGCCTGCGCGTGCTCGGTTTCACGCGGGCCGAGATCTCGCTCGTCCTGCTCGGCGAACTCGCGCTGCTCACCGCCGTCGCGCTCCCCATCGGCGCGGGCATCGGCTGGGCGCTCGCGGTTGCCATCGTGACGTCGGTCGAGAGCGAGGTGTTCCGCTTCCCGCTGGTGATGACGCCGCAGGCCCTCGCGTGGTCGTCGCTCTGCGTGATCGGCGCTGCCGCCCTGTCGGGACTTGCGGTTCGCCGCCGGCTCGATCATCTGGACCTCGTCGCCGTGCTCAAGGAACGCGAGTAG
- a CDS encoding efflux RND transporter periplasmic adaptor subunit, whose amino-acid sequence MAGLVVVAGLLTIALWPRTLPVDVASVTRGPLVVTIDEEGETRVRHRFVVSAPVSGRVLRIALEPGDEVRRGETIVATMLPGDPLPLDARSRAEAEAAVASARAALERARAEASRTQVDLERARREVERHRPLLAAGVISDDEFEARETTLRAIEEAHRVTELTGDVARRDLDVARARLVTTTRARGAAQAIDIRAPIDGVVLRRHRESEAVVPAGEPLLDLGDPTGLEIVADLLSIDAVRVSPGTLVRIAHWGGEAELMARVRRVEPSGFTKISALGVEEQRVNVVADFVDPAEAWRALGDRFRVEVRVVVWEGQDVVKAPVSSLFRHAGGWAVFVVDAGRAHLRPVEIGQRNGVEAQVVSGLDAGDVVIVHPGDTVEDGSRVLAR is encoded by the coding sequence ATGGCAGGACTGGTGGTCGTCGCCGGCCTCCTGACGATCGCGCTGTGGCCGCGCACGCTGCCCGTCGACGTCGCCTCGGTGACGCGCGGCCCGCTGGTCGTGACCATCGACGAGGAGGGCGAAACCCGCGTGAGACACCGATTCGTCGTCTCGGCGCCCGTTTCGGGGCGGGTGCTGCGGATCGCGCTCGAGCCGGGCGACGAGGTCCGGCGCGGCGAGACGATCGTCGCGACGATGCTGCCCGGCGATCCCCTGCCGCTCGACGCGCGGAGCAGGGCCGAGGCCGAGGCCGCCGTCGCCTCCGCGCGGGCCGCGCTCGAGCGCGCGCGGGCCGAGGCCTCCCGAACGCAGGTCGACCTCGAACGTGCCCGTCGCGAGGTCGAGCGCCATCGTCCGCTGCTCGCGGCGGGCGTCATCTCCGACGACGAGTTCGAGGCGCGCGAGACGACGCTGCGGGCCATCGAAGAGGCGCACCGCGTGACCGAGCTCACGGGCGACGTCGCGCGTCGCGACCTCGACGTGGCACGCGCCAGGCTCGTCACGACGACTCGTGCCCGCGGCGCGGCGCAGGCCATCGACATCCGCGCGCCCATCGACGGCGTCGTGCTCCGCCGCCACCGCGAGAGCGAGGCCGTCGTTCCCGCCGGCGAACCGCTGCTCGACCTCGGCGACCCCACCGGCCTCGAGATCGTCGCCGACCTGCTCTCGATCGACGCCGTGCGCGTCAGCCCCGGCACGCTCGTCCGGATTGCCCACTGGGGCGGCGAGGCCGAGTTGATGGCGCGCGTGCGCCGGGTCGAGCCCTCGGGGTTCACGAAGATCTCCGCGCTCGGGGTCGAAGAGCAGCGCGTCAACGTGGTCGCCGACTTCGTGGATCCCGCCGAGGCCTGGCGCGCGCTCGGCGACCGCTTCCGCGTCGAGGTGCGCGTCGTCGTGTGGGAGGGGCAGGACGTGGTGAAGGCGCCGGTGAGCAGTCTGTTCCGCCACGCCGGGGGATGGGCGGTGTTCGTGGTCGACGCCGGGCGCGCGCACTTGCGCCCCGTCGAGATCGGTCAGCGCAACGGCGTCGAGGCGCAAGTCGTATCGGGGCTGGACGCCGGCGACGTGGTGATCGTGCATCCCGGCGACACGGTCGAGGATGGCAGCCGCGTCCTCGCGCGATAG